The segment TCGGCGGCCGCAAGGCCAGGGCGCGGATGAAGCGCCGCCAGTACGACATCCTGTCGAGGGATTGAGGGAGTTCCCCCTCCCTTTCAAGGGAGGGGGTCAGGGGGTGGGTGCGAGCGCAGCGAGCATGCTCGATCGTCGCGCGGAACTCCGTAGAGGGGGCATCGAGCCCCTCTACTCCGTACCCCACCCTCCCCTGAAGGGGAGGGAAAGACCTTTTAGGCTTCCGGCGTCTTCGCGACGCCGACCAGGGCCGGGCGCAGCAGCCGGTCCTTGATCATGTAGCCGGCCTGCATCTCCTGGATCACCGTGCCGGGCTCGGCGTCGGCGCTGGGCAGCTCGACCATCGCCTGGTGGCGATTCGGGTCGAGCTTGGCGCCGAGCGCCTCGATCTTGCTGATGCCGTTGCGCTGGAACACGTTCTCCAGCTCCTTGGCGGTCATCTCGATGCCGGTCAGCAGCGAACCGATCCGGTCGTCCTCGCGCAGCTCGGCGGGAATCGCGGCCAGCGCGCGGCCGAGATTGTCGGCGACCGACAGCATGTCGCGCGCGAAGCCGGTCGCGGCATAGGCCGAGGCGTCGGCCTTTTCCTTCTCCAGCCGGCGGCGGACGTTCTGGGTCTCCGCCTGGGCGTACAGCACCTCGTTGCGCAGCTTCTCCAGTTCGCCTTCGAGCTTGGCGAACGGGCTCTCGACCTCGGCCTCGGCCGACGGTTCGGTCTCGGGGGTCTCGACTTCGTTCTCGCCGATATTCTCTTCGCTCATGCCTTCTTCCGGTAGCTTCGCGGATCGATCCGCATCTGTTTCGCGGGCTGATATAGTCAAACGCGGCCGAACGACCAGAGGTTCGGTATTTTTTGCATCATAAAGGATCAGGCTCTAGGGCAACGCCATGTCGATCCTCGACGCGCATCGCGAAGCCCTCGTCCGGATCGCCCGGCGCTCCCGCACCCGCAGCCTGATCCCGCGTGCGGGGCACGACTTCGCCTCGAACGACTATCTCGGGCTGTCGCGATCGGCCGAGCTGCGCGCCGCCGTCGCCGCCGCGCTCGACCGGGGCGTGGCGATCGGCGCGGGTGGGTCGCGGCTGCTGCGCGGCAACGATCCCGAGCATGAGGCGCTGGAGGCCGAGGCAGCCGCCTTCTTCGGCAGCGAGGCGAGCCTGTTCTTCTCCTCGGGCTTTGCGGCGAACAGCGCGATCTTCTCCACCCTGCCCGGCGGGCGCGACCTGATCGTCCATGATTCGCTGATCCACGCCAGCGCGCATGAGGGGATGCGGCTCGGCCGCGCGGCGACGGTCGCGGCCGCGCACAACGACGTCGACGCCTTCGCCGACGCGATCGCCCGCTGGCGCGCGGAGGGCAACAAGGGCCGCGCCTGGATCGCGGTCGAGAGCCTGTACAGCATGGACGGGGACAAGGCGCCGCTCGCCGAGCTGGCGGCGCTCGCCGATCGCGAGCAGGCCTTCCTGCTGATCGACGACGCCCATGCCGTCGGCGTCTTCGGCCGCGACGGCCGGGGCCTCGCCGACGGCCTCGACGGGCGCGAGAACGTCGTCGTGCTGCGGACCTGCGGCAAGGCGCTGGGCTGCGAGGGGGCGCTGGTCTGCTGCCCCCGCGTCATCGCCGACCTGTTGGTCAACAAGGGGCGCGGCTTCATCTTCTCGACCGCGCCCTCGCCGCTCGCCGCCGCCGCCGTCCGCGCCAGCCTCGACCTCGTCCGCGCCCAGCCCGAGCGGCGCGATCAGCTCGCCCGGCTCGTCGCCTTCGCCGGCGGGCGGCTGCCGCCGAGCGGCTCGCAGATCGTCCCCGTCATCCTCGGCGACGACGCCCGGACGATGGCGGTCGCCGCCGGTCTCCAACGGCGCGGCTTCGACGTGCGCGGCATCCGGCCGCCGACCGTGCCGACCGGCACCGCGCGGCTACGTATCTCGCTGACCCTCAACGTCGACGAGGCCGCGGTCGCCTCACTCGCCGACGCCGTCACGGAGCTGACCGCATGACCCGCGCGATCGTCGTCACCGCCACCGACACCGACGTCGGCAAGACCGTCTTCTCGGCCGGGCTCGCCGGCCTGCTCGACGGCTGCTACTGGAAGCCGGTGCAGGCCGGGCTGGCCGACGGCACCGACAGCGACACGGTGCGTCGCCTGTCGGGCCTCCCCGACGACCGTATCCTGCCCGAGGCCTATCGCCTCGAAACCCCCGCCTCGCCGCACCATGCCGCCGCGATCGACAATGTCGTGATCGATCCCGCGCTGCTGGCGCCGCCGCCCTGCGACCGGCGGCTGGTGATCGAGGGCGCGGGCGGGCTGTTGGTGCCACTGGCGGGCGGGCTGCTGTTCGCCGACATCTTCGCGGGCTGGCGGTTCGAGACGGTGGTGGTGGCGCGGACCGCGCTCGGCACGATCAACCACAGCCTGCTGACGATCGAGGCGCTGCGCGCGCGCGATATCCCGATCCTCGGCATCGCCTTCATCGGCGATCCGCAGGAGGAGAGCGAGCGGACGATCGCGGCGATCGGCGGGGTGCGGCGGCTGGGCCGCCTCCCCCGGCTCGACCCGCTCGACGCCGGCACGCTCGCCGCCGCCTTCGCCGCCGCCTTCTCGCCCGAGGATTTCGCCCCATGAGCTCGCCCGTCTGGCACCCCTTCACCCAGCACGGCCTGGGCGAGGACATCCCGCTGATCGAGCGGGCGGAGGGCGCCGGGCTCCACGCCGCCGACGGCCGCCGTTATGTCGACGCGATCTCGTCCTGGTGGGTGACGACCCACGGCCATTGCAACCCCAGGATCATGGCCGCGATCCGCGCCCAGACCGAGAAGCTCGACCAGCTGATCTTCGCCGGCTGGACCCACGGGCCTGCCGAGACGCTGGCGCGCGCGCTGGTCGACATCACCCCCGCCGGGCTCGACCATGTCTTCTTCTCCGACAGCGGATCGACCAGCGTCGAGGTCGCGCTGAAGATGGCGCTGGGCACCTGGCTCAACTGGGGCGAGCCGCGCCACCGCATCGTCGTGATGGAGCACAGCTATCATGGCGACACGATCGGCGCGATGTCGGTCGGCGAGCGCGGGGTCTACAACCGCGCCTACCAGCCGCTGCTGTTCGACGTCGACACCCTCCCCTTCCCCGTCGGCGACGGCGACCGGACGATCGCCGCGCTCGAGGCGATCTGCGCGCAGGGCACGCCGCCCGCCGCGCTGATCGTCGAGCCGCTGATCCTCGGCGCCGGAGGGATGCTGATCTATCCGCCGCATGTGCTGAAGGCGCTGCGCGACATCTGCGCGCGCGAGGGCGTGCTGTTCATCGCCGACGAGGTGATGACCGGCTGGGGCCGCACCGGCATGTTGTTCGCCTGCCAGCAGGCCGGGGTGAAGCCCGACCTGATGTGCCTCTCCAAGGGGCTGACCGGCGGCGCGATCCCGCTGGCGGCGACGCTCGCGACCCGCGAGATCTTCGACGCGCACCTGTCCCAGGACCGCGCGCGGATGTTCTTCCATTCGTCGAGCTACACCGCCAACCCGATCGCCTGCGCCGCCGCCAACGCCAATATCGCGATCTGGCAGGAGGAGCCGGTGCTCGACCGGATCGGCGCGCTCGTCCACCGCCAGGCGCGGCGGCTCGACCGGCTCGACCACCCGCTGATCGTCGGCAAGCGCCAGCTCGGCACGATCACGGCGATGGAGTTCGTCGATCCCTATGGCGACTATCTGTCGGCGATGGCGCCGATGCTCGGCCGCTTCTTCCGCGACAACGGCCTGCTGCTGCGGCCGATGGGCAACACCGTCTATGTGATGCCGCCTTATTGTATAGACGATAAGGACCTCGACGCGATCTACGACGCGATCCTGGCGGCGGCGCTGAAGATGGCGGCGTGAAGAAGCAGATCGTCGCCGCCATCCTGCTGCTCGTCCTGCTGCTGCCGATGTTCGCGGGGATCAGCCGGATCAAGCGCCTGCCGCGCGCGCCGAAGAAGGAGGACGAAGGCCCGAAGGACGACGGCGCCTGAGCGGCAACCTTTCGTTAACCATGATCAGCGACAATTAAGGGATGTTAACGGGACCCTTCTCATGAGCCTGCCGGGCTTCGGCCGCGTCGAGCGCGAGGCCGGCGTGCGCGGGGCGATCGGCCGCGCGGCGCAGCGGGTCGGGGTCGACTTCACCTATCTGCTCAACCAGGCGCGCTCGGAGAGCGGGCTCGACCCGAACGCGCAGGCGCGGTCGAGCTCGGCGGGCGGGCTGTTCCAGTTCATCGACCAGAGCTGGCTCGGCGCGGTCAAGATGTACGGCGCGAAGCACGGCCTCGGCTGGGCCGCCGACGCGATCAGCCGGCGCGGCGACGGCGGCTGGAAGGTCGACGGCGCGGTGCGCGACCAGGTGATGGCGCTGAAGAACGATCCGGAGGCCTCCTCGCTGATGGCCGCCGAGTTCGCGAGCGACAATGCCGACGGGCTGAAGGCCTCGCTCGGCCGCCAGCCGCGCTCGGCCGATCTCTATTTCGCCCATTTCCTGGGCCTCGAAGGCGCGACCCGCTTCCTCAAGGCCGCCGACGCGCGGCCCGACGCCAGCGCCGCCGCGCTGTTCCCGCGCGAGGCCCGCGCCAATCGCTCGATCTTCTACGACGGCGGCGGCAATGCCCGATCGCTGTCGCAGGTCTATGCGCTGATGGCGAAGAAGATCGACGACAATGGCGCGCCGCTGAACGGCGCTCCCGCCAATCCCGGCGACGCCTTCGGCGCCGACACGCTCCGCCTCGCTTATGCGAAGGAGGTGTTCGAGGGCGACGGTACCGCGACCCCCGACACCGGCGAGATGCTGGCGATGATCGGCAACCAGCGGCTCAACCTGCTCAAGCCCAATCCCGCCAATGCGAGGCTCGCCTATATGATGCTCGCCTCGGACGGCAACGGCAGCATCACCGACACCAGCCTCGACGCCTGATTCCCGTCGCCCGTGCTCGTCATCCTGGCAAAAGCCGGAATGACGATTTACGGAGCGCCGTTCTGTTTCCCCGCCTTGCGCGCGGCGATCTGCGCCAGCCCGGCGGCGGGCATGGCGGTCGGGTCGCTGGCGCCGCCGCCCGCCATCAGGTCGACCGGCCCCGCCTCGGCGGGAGCATCGGCCGCCGACCAGGCGAGGGTGATCGACATGCGGCGGTTGCGGGGATCATAGGGATCGCCCGCGACATAGGGCTCGCGGTCGGCGACGCCCTCGATCCGCGCGAAGCGGGTGTTGGCGACGCCGAAGTCTGAGAGGGCGCGACGGGTCGCCTCGGCCCGCGCGGCCGACAGCGTCCAGTTGTTGACGGTGCGGCCCTTCGAATAGGGCATCGCATCGGTGTGCCCGCGCACGATCACCGAATTGTCGGCGAAGTTGGTCACCTCGGCGACCTGCTTCATCAGCGCGCGCGCCTCGGACGACAGCTCGTCGGTGCCCGAGCGGAACATCGCGAAGTCGGCCTGGTCGACCAGGTCGATGCGCAGCCCCTCGCGCGTCTCCACCATCCGCACATTGCTCATCATCTTCGCGAGCCTGGGGTCGGCCGCCATCTTCGCCTGGAGCAGCAGCTTGAGCTTCTGGAAGGCGACGCGGTCGCGCGACTTCGCCGATCCGGCGCCGTCCTTCTCGCCCCCCGACGCATCCTTGGGGATGCTGATCGACTTCGATCCGGTCTGCGCCGCGCGGTGCGGGTAATTGTCCTTGTCGACCACCGACTCGCCGCCGAAGATGCCGTTGGAGCCGGCGCTCTTCTCCTTGAACTGGACCATCGTCGGCGTGAAATAGTCGGCGATGCCCTTGCGCTGCTTCTCGTTGGTCGCGCCGAGGATCCACATCAGCAGGAAGAAGGCCATCATCGCCGTCACGAAGTCGGCATAGGCCACCTTCCAGGCGCCGCCATGATGGCCGCCATGGCCTTCCGCGACGATCTTCTTGATGATGATCGGGCGGGGTTCGGGCTCGTTCCTGCCGCGCTTCGTGGGCGATTGCGCCATGGTGGAAGCGTTCCTCTATGCGCCGGGGGGCTCAGCGGCCGCGCATGCCGTCGAACACGTCGGCGAAGGCGGGCTGGTTGACATGGGTGATGCCCGAGCGGGCGGCCTCGATCACCAGCGGCAGCGGGTGGCCGTGCAGCGAGGCGATGATGATCTGCTTGACCACGCCATAGATGGCGCCGTCGGCCTCGATCACCTGGCGGCAGCGGCCGGCGAAGGGGCCGACGATGCCATAAGCGAGCAACACGCCGAGGAAGGTGCCGACCAGCGCCGAACCGATCATCGCGCCGAGGATCGCCGGCGGCTTGTCGATCGAGCCCATCGTCTTCACCACGCCGAGCACGGCCGCGACGATGCCGAGCGCGGGCAGCGAGTCGGCGAGGTTCTGCATCGCGTCGGCGGGCTTGATCTCGTCATGGTGGTGCGTCTTCAGCGCATTGTCCATGACGTCCTCGACCGCCATCGGATCGAGCGTGCCCGAGGAGATGACCACCAGACGCAGCGTGTCGGTGATCATGTGGATCAGCGTGTCGTCCTTGAGCAGCTTGGGATATTCGGCGAACAGCGTCGATCCCTTGGGGTCCTCGATATGCGGTTCGAGCGCGACGGGCCCCTCGGTGCGCAGCTTCTTCATCAGCGTCGAGACGAGGAAGATGACGTCGAGATAGTCCTTCTTGCCATATTTCGGTCCCTTGAAGACCTTGGCGAAGCCGCCGCCGAGCGCCTTGAGCTCCTTCATCGAATTGCCGGCCACGACCGCGCCGAGCGCGGCGCCGCCGATGATCAGCATTTCGTGCGGGATGGCATGCAGCACGGGCTCCAGGTCGCCGCCGGTGAAGGCGAATCCCCCGAACACCATGGCGAAGAGAATGACCAGGCCGATGCCAGCAAACATGAACGCTTACTCCCAGGAATTCCGTCGGGTCCGGGCCCGGTCGCCGGTCCGTCCCCCATCACCGTTAACGGCACGAAAAGCAGATGCTTTATCCATGCCGCGAGCCCGCCTAGCGCAGGAAATCGAATAAAGTGTTGCTGTTGACCTTGGCGAAGGCGGCCTGCGCGGCCTGCAGCGTCAGGGTCTTGGCGTTGAGCTTCATGATCGCCGCCGCGACGTCGGTGTCCTCGAGCGAGCTGCGCTCCTCGGAGAGTTGGGTCGAGACGCCTTCGAGCGTGTCGGCCGCGACGTCGAGCTGCTGGGCGCGGACGCCTTGGGCGGCGCGCTGATCGGTGACGCGCTGGACCGCCACGTCGATGTCCGACAGCGCGACGTCGGCAGCGGCGCGGCGCGCGGTGGCGTCGTCGGTCGAGATCGCGTCGATCGCGGTCCCGATCGCATCGTCGAGGCTGCCGGTGCCATGGGTATAGGCGAGGCCGTCGAACACGGTCGACCGCTGCGCGGTCGCCGCCAGCCGCACCGTCGACGACACCGATATCTGGAGCGGGGCGTCGGTCGGGAACAGCGCCTGGCCGGTCGGCGTGCTCGTGGTGGCGATGTTGCTGAGCGCGGTGCGCAGCGATTGCAGTTCCTGCACCATCGCCGCGCGATCGGCGGCCGATGCCGAATCCGACCGCCCGGCCAGCGTCAGTTCCTTCACGCGATTGAAGATGTCGGCCATGTTGCCCATCTGCGTGTCGACCTGCGCGGCGACCGACTGCGCAGTCTGGATGTTGCGCGACCAGGTGACCTGGTCGGCCTGCACGCGGCGCAGCTCGGCGATGCGGGCGGCCGAGATCGGATCGTCGGACGCCGTCTGCACCTTCTTGCCGGTCGATATCTCGGTCTGGGTGCGGGCAATCTCCTCGCCGAGCTTCGCCTGGCGGTTGATTTGCGCAATGGCGCTGTAGCGGGTCGCGGAGATCACCGGTCAATCCTTCTAGTTGAACAGGCCCAGGATTTCCTGGAGGGTTTCGCGGGCGACCTGGATGATCCGGGCCGAGCCGCTATAGGCCTGCTGGAAACGCAGGAGCTGCGCCGCCTCGACATCGAGATCGACGCCCGTGACCTCGTCGAGCTGCTGGTAGGCGCCATCGCGCTGGGTGGCGGTCGCCGTCTTCTCCGCCTTGGCCGCCGACACGCTCTGCGCATGCGCCGAGACGAGCTGCGACCATTGCGCTTCCGGCCCGGTGGAATTGCGATAGTCCTTCAGCGCCAGCGCATTGCCGTTGGCGACGCCGCCCTTCGCGGCGGCGATCTTCGACAGGTCGCTGGTGGTGACCTCCAGCGTATCCGCCGTCGTGCCGGTGATCAGCGCCGCGCCGGGATCGCCGTTGCGATCGACGCCCGCGCTGTTCCAGTCGTTGATCACCTGCGCGAAGCGGCCGGCGATCGCATCGAGCGAGTCGCGGCGCGAGGCGATGATGTTGGCCGCGTCGGCGAGCCCGGCGAGCGAGCCCGATTGCGGGTTCATCGCCATTTCGCTGCCGAAGCCCGAGGCGATCAGCGAGAAGCGGCCGCTGTCCGATGCGACAAGCCCGACATAGCCGGCATTGGTGCTGGCGGCGTCGACCAGGGTGACGGTGCTGTCGCCGAGCAGCTTGACCGTGGCGCGGCCGTCATCTTCCAGCTTCACGTCGATGCCGACCGCGTTGGAGATGCTCTGCAGCACTTGGTCGCGCTGGTCCTGGAGCAACGCCTGGCCCGACGAGCCCGCACCGGCGCGGCGGAGCGCCGAATTGATCTGCACCAGCGTGCGCAGGTCGTCGTTGAGCTTGGCGACGGCGTTCTGCGCCTCGGTCGAGACGCCGTCGGCCGCCGAGCGCAGCGCGGTCGAGGTGGTCTTGAACTGGTTCACCGCATTGCCGAGCGCGGTCAGCAGGGTCAGGCGGTTGGTGTCGCTGCTGACATCGGCGCTCATCGCCTCGGCGGCGGTGAACACGCTCGACATCTTCACGCCCAGGCCGACGTCGGAATCGTCGAGCGCGGCCTCGGCGGTGTCGAGCCAGGTCGCCTTGGCGTCGGCGCGCGCCGCCTCCGAATTGGCGAAGCGCGCATAGGTGCTGCGATAATTGTCGAAGATGCGCTGGACGCTGCCCGCCTCGACGCCGCCGAACACCGCCGAGGAGCGGTAGATATAGCTGTTCGCCGCGGAGACGGCCGACTCGTTGAGCACCACCTTGCGGCGGCTGTAGCCCTCGGTCTCCGCGTTCGAGACGTTCTCGCCGACCGTGGCCAGCGCCGTCCGATAGGCGACGACGCCCGAGCGGCCGATCTGGAGGAGGTCGCTCATCCGCTCGCCCCGTCGGCCTTGGCGGCGTCGGCGGTCGCGGCGGCGTCGGTCGATCCGGTCGATCCGGTCGTGGCGGCGGGCTTCGCCACGCGCGCCTGGAACTGGCGGACGAGCAGGTCGGCGATGCCGATCGCGCCCTTGTTCGCGAGCTGGTCGGCGAGGTTCGAGTCCTGCATGTCGCGGAACTGGTCGGTCGCGTCGCTGCCGAACAGATCGTCGTCGCACAGCTTCGCGTCGCGGGTCGACTTGAGCATCTGGCGGGTGAAGATCGCCTCGAACTGCTTCGCGGCGGCCTTGAGCTGGTCGAGCCCGCTCGCCTTGGGATCGGCGAGCGCGCCGACCTTCGCGGAAACATTGCCGATCATAGCACCACCAGCTCCGCCTTCATCGCGCCCGCCTGCTTGAGCGCCTCGAGGATCGCGACCAGATCGGCCGGCGAGGCGCCGATCGCGTTGACCGCCTTGACGATGTCGGCCAGCGACGCGCCGGGGTTGAACTCGAACATCGGCCGGGCCTCCTGCTCGACGTTGATCGCGCTCGACTGCTGGACGGCGGTCTGCCCGCGCGAGAAAGGCTGCGGCTGGATGATCTGCGGCTTCTCGTCGACCTGGACGGTCATCTTGCCATGGGTGACGGCGACCGGTGCGATCCGCACCGCGCCGTTGATCACGACGGTGCCGGTGCGCGCGTTGACGACGACCCGCGCGGGGGCTTCGGCCGTGTCGACCTCCAGATTCTCGATCCGGCTCATCAGCGCGGTGCGGACCTCGGCGCCCTGCGGCGCGTCGATGGTGATGGTGGTGGCGTCGATCGAGCGGGCGATCGGCTGGCCGAGCCGGCCGTTGATCGCGGCGGCGACGCGCTGCGAGGTGGTGAGGTCGCCCTCCGAAAGGTCGAAGCGGAGCTGCGGCGTCGTCGCGAAGCCGGCGTCGACGCTGCGCTCGACCGTCGCCCCGCCGGGGATGCGGCCGGCGGTCGGCACGTTGATCGTCAGCTTGGAGCCGTCGGCGGCGTCGATGCCGAGACCGCCGACCGCGAGATTGCCCTGCGCCATCGCGTAGATCTGACCGTCGGCGCCCATCAGCGGCGCCATGATCAGCGTGCCGCCGCGCAGCGACTTGGCCTTGCCCAGCGCCGATATGGTGATGTCGAGCCGCTGGCCGGGCTTGGCGAAGGCGGGCAGCTCGGCGGTGATCATCACCGCCGCCGCGTTCTTGAGCGCCGGGTTGACGCCGGCCGGAAGCTGCAGGCCGAAGCGCGAGGCGACGCCCTTCATGCCGAGGGTCGAATAATCGAGGCTGTCGTCACCGGTCCCCGCCAGGCCGACGACGATGCCGTAGCCGGTGAGCTGGTTCGCGCGCAGGCCCGCGAAGCTGCCGATGTCCTTGATCCGTTCGGCATGGCCCGCCCCCGCGAGGGCGAGGCCGGAGAAGCAGAACAGGGCGGTGATCAGGGCGCGGAACATGAACGGCCAATCCTCGAAATTCTTAATCAGAATGGACTCAAGATGGAAAAGAAACGGTTAAGCCATCCCTGCCGCGAGCCGCGGGCGATCTCGCCCTTGCCCGAATAGGTGATGCGGGCGTCGGCGACGCGGGTCGACGGAACCCGGTTGTCCGGGCCGATGTCGGCGGCGCGGATCAGGCCGGTGATCGCGATATTCTCGTCGCCGCGGTTGAGCGTCAGTAGCTTCTCCCCGCGCACCAGCATCGTCCCGTTCGGATAGACCCGGACGATCGAGACGCTGATCTCGCCGTTGAGCTGGTTCGACTGGGCGGCGGCGCCCTTGCCGGTGAAGGTGCTGCCCCCGCTCGCGCCGACGTCGGTCGGCTTGAACAGCGACAGCGGGCCGGTGGTCGGCGGGGTCAGGCCCAGTTCGCCCGATCGATCGGTCGACGCGCTGTTCGACTTGGCCGCCTGGGTCCGCTCGACCAGCGTGATCGTGACGATGTCGCCGATCATCGCGGCGCGCGCGCCGTTGGTCAGCGCCGAATAGCCGTTGGCGGCCTGGTAGATCGCGCCGTTCGCCTGCGACGGCAGCGGCTCCGCCGCGAACACCGGCGAATAGTCGATGGCGCGGGCGCGCTTGGCGGCCAGCGCCGGATCGGCGGCGGCACCGAGCGACAGCGCCGCGAACGCGCCGAGCAGGACGGCCTTAGAGGTTCTGGTTGACATATTGCAGCATCTGGTCGGTCGAGGAGATCATCTTGCTGTTCACCTCATAGGCGCGCTGCGTCTCGATCATGTCGACCAGCTCCTCGACGATGTTGACGTTCGAGGATTCGAGCGACGACTGCTGGATCGTGCCGCGCCCGTCGATGCCGCCGGGGCCGGTCTGCGGCTGGCCCGAGGCGGGGGTCTCGGTCAGGATGTTGTTGCCCTCGGCCTGAAGCCCCGCCGGGTTGGAGAAGCGCGCCAGCTCGATCTTGCCCAGCTCGGTCGAGGTCGTCTCGCCGGCCTGGGTCGCGCTGACCGTGCCGTCGGCGGCGATCGTCAGGTTGGTCGTGTTCTCGGGGATCTGGATCTGCGGCTGGAGATGATAGCCGTCGGCGGTGACGATCGTGCCGTCGTCCGAACGGTTGAAATTGCCGTCGCGGGTATAGCCGGTCCGGCCGTCGGGCAGCAGCACCTGGAAATAGCCGTCGCCCTGGATCGCCATGTCGAGCGGGTTGCCGGTCTCCTGCAGCGCGCCCTGGGTCTGGATCTTGGCGGTGCCGTTGATCTGGACGCCGGTGCCGAGATTGGTGCCGGTCGCGAATTTGGTCGAATCCGACGAGGCGGCGCCCGGCGCCGTCATCGCCTGATAGGCGAGCGTCTCGAAGCTGGCGCGGTCGCGCTTGAAGCCGGTGGTGTTCACGTTCGCCAGGTTGTTGGCGATCACCTGCATGCGCATGTTCTGGGCATCGAGGCCCGTGCGCGCGACGTGCAGTGCTGCGTTGCTCATGGCAAGCTACTCCTCTGAACTTTAATCGAACCGCATGAGATCGGCCGACGCCTTGTCGATGTCCTGGGCCGAACTCATCATCTTGACCTGCATGTCCCAGTCCCGGCTCGCCTCGATCATGTCGATCAGCGTGGTCGAGACGTTGACGTTCGATCCCTCGATCGCGCCCTGCCGGACCGCCGCCTGGGGATCGGCGCCGAGCGTGCCGCCGCTCTGCGGGCGGAACAGGCCGTCGAGCCCCTTGGCGACCGCGCTGCCGTTGGTCGATACCAGCTTGAGCCGGTCGACCATCTGCATCTGGGTCGGATCGCCGCCCTGCGGCACGATCGAGATCGTGCCGTCGCCGGCGATCACCAGCCTGTCATAGGGCGGCAGGGTGATCGGTCCGCCATCGCCGAGGACGGGCATCCCGTCGCCGGTGGTCAGCAGCCCGCTGTCGCCGATCTGGAGATCGCCGCGGCGGGTATAGGCCTCGTCGCCCTCGCGGCTCTGCACCGCGAGCAGCGTGTCCTTGCCCTGCAACGCGACGTCGAGGTCCCGGCCGGTCTCGTTGATCGTGCCTTCGCTCATGTCGGCCGAGGTGACCTCGCCCGAATTGGTCGCGCGGCTGTCGAACCCGTCGCCCTTGAGCCACAGCGCCGTGCTCGAGCTCATCTCGCCGCGGAAGCCCACGGTGTTGGCGTTGGCGAGGTTGTTGGCGGTCATCG is part of the Rhizorhabdus wittichii RW1 genome and harbors:
- a CDS encoding dethiobiotin synthase (TIGRFAM: dethiobiotin synthase); the protein is MTRAIVVTATDTDVGKTVFSAGLAGLLDGCYWKPVQAGLADGTDSDTVRRLSGLPDDRILPEAYRLETPASPHHAAAIDNVVIDPALLAPPPCDRRLVIEGAGGLLVPLAGGLLFADIFAGWRFETVVVARTALGTINHSLLTIEALRARDIPILGIAFIGDPQEESERTIAAIGGVRRLGRLPRLDPLDAGTLAAAFAAAFSPEDFAP
- a CDS encoding aminotransferase (TIGRFAM: adenosylmethionine-8-amino-7-oxononanoate aminotransferase~PFAM: aminotransferase class-III), whose product is MSSPVWHPFTQHGLGEDIPLIERAEGAGLHAADGRRYVDAISSWWVTTHGHCNPRIMAAIRAQTEKLDQLIFAGWTHGPAETLARALVDITPAGLDHVFFSDSGSTSVEVALKMALGTWLNWGEPRHRIVVMEHSYHGDTIGAMSVGERGVYNRAYQPLLFDVDTLPFPVGDGDRTIAALEAICAQGTPPAALIVEPLILGAGGMLIYPPHVLKALRDICAREGVLFIADEVMTGWGRTGMLFACQQAGVKPDLMCLSKGLTGGAIPLAATLATREIFDAHLSQDRARMFFHSSSYTANPIACAAANANIAIWQEEPVLDRIGALVHRQARRLDRLDHPLIVGKRQLGTITAMEFVDPYGDYLSAMAPMLGRFFRDNGLLLRPMGNTVYVMPPYCIDDKDLDAIYDAILAAALKMAA
- a CDS encoding OmpA/MotB domain protein (PFAM: OmpA/MotB domain protein), translated to MAQSPTKRGRNEPEPRPIIIKKIVAEGHGGHHGGAWKVAYADFVTAMMAFFLLMWILGATNEKQRKGIADYFTPTMVQFKEKSAGSNGIFGGESVVDKDNYPHRAAQTGSKSISIPKDASGGEKDGAGSAKSRDRVAFQKLKLLLQAKMAADPRLAKMMSNVRMVETREGLRIDLVDQADFAMFRSGTDELSSEARALMKQVAEVTNFADNSVIVRGHTDAMPYSKGRTVNNWTLSAARAEATRRALSDFGVANTRFARIEGVADREPYVAGDPYDPRNRRMSITLAWSAADAPAEAGPVDLMAGGGASDPTAMPAAGLAQIAARKAGKQNGAP
- a CDS encoding GrpE protein (PFAM: GrpE protein) encodes the protein MSEENIGENEVETPETEPSAEAEVESPFAKLEGELEKLRNEVLYAQAETQNVRRRLEKEKADASAYAATGFARDMLSVADNLGRALAAIPAELREDDRIGSLLTGIEMTAKELENVFQRNGISKIEALGAKLDPNRHQAMVELPSADAEPGTVIQEMQAGYMIKDRLLRPALVGVAKTPEA
- a CDS encoding flagellin domain protein (PFAM: flagellin domain protein), producing the protein MISATRYSAIAQINRQAKLGEEIARTQTEISTGKKVQTASDDPISAARIAELRRVQADQVTWSRNIQTAQSVAAQVDTQMGNMADIFNRVKELTLAGRSDSASAADRAAMVQELQSLRTALSNIATTSTPTGQALFPTDAPLQISVSSTVRLAATAQRSTVFDGLAYTHGTGSLDDAIGTAIDAISTDDATARRAAADVALSDIDVAVQRVTDQRAAQGVRAQQLDVAADTLEGVSTQLSEERSSLEDTDVAAAIMKLNAKTLTLQAAQAAFAKVNSNTLFDFLR
- a CDS encoding Flagellar motor component-like protein, producing MFAGIGLVILFAMVFGGFAFTGGDLEPVLHAIPHEMLIIGGAALGAVVAGNSMKELKALGGGFAKVFKGPKYGKKDYLDVIFLVSTLMKKLRTEGPVALEPHIEDPKGSTLFAEYPKLLKDDTLIHMITDTLRLVVISSGTLDPMAVEDVMDNALKTHHHDEIKPADAMQNLADSLPALGIVAAVLGVVKTMGSIDKPPAILGAMIGSALVGTFLGVLLAYGIVGPFAGRCRQVIEADGAIYGVVKQIIIASLHGHPLPLVIEAARSGITHVNQPAFADVFDGMRGR
- a CDS encoding 8-amino-7-oxononanoate synthase (PFAM: aminotransferase, class I and II; aminotransferase class-III); this encodes MSILDAHREALVRIARRSRTRSLIPRAGHDFASNDYLGLSRSAELRAAVAAALDRGVAIGAGGSRLLRGNDPEHEALEAEAAAFFGSEASLFFSSGFAANSAIFSTLPGGRDLIVHDSLIHASAHEGMRLGRAATVAAAHNDVDAFADAIARWRAEGNKGRAWIAVESLYSMDGDKAPLAELAALADREQAFLLIDDAHAVGVFGRDGRGLADGLDGRENVVVLRTCGKALGCEGALVCCPRVIADLLVNKGRGFIFSTAPSPLAAAAVRASLDLVRAQPERRDQLARLVAFAGGRLPPSGSQIVPVILGDDARTMAVAAGLQRRGFDVRGIRPPTVPTGTARLRISLTLNVDEAAVASLADAVTELTA